The sequence GAATCTATTAACCAGGTTGGTGACAGCCTGTATACAGTAAAAATTACAGATGCACATAATTGCTTCTTCGTCGATTCCATTTCTGTAAACAGCATCAAGGGCAACTGCCTTTCCATTCCCAATACCTTCACTCCCAATGGCGATGGATATAATGATACCTGGGAAATCGATCACATGGACCTTTATCCCAAAGCAATCGTAGAAATCTATAATCGCTGGGGTATACTTTTATTCAGATCCCGGCCCGGATATCCGGATAAATGGGATGGTACCTGGAAGGGGAAAGTTCTTCCGATGGATTCATATTTTTATGTGATTGATGTTCATAATGGAAGTAAACCTTCTACTGGAAGTGTCACTATTATAAAATAGTGATCATTTGTTGAAAAGCTTGAGGTCGGTTGAAGAGTTTGAGATGGTTTGAAATAGTTCGAGATGGTTTGAGGTTGTTTTATAACCTGTAAATCCTGTCTGAAATTCATTAGTTAAAAAATATGACAGGATTAATATGAAATATTTGGAAATTCCAATCCTTGCTATCTCTCTTAAATAAGGGGAAACAATAAAATCAGTTTGGATTTAACAGGAGAACTTTTTTGCAAAAAAAGAGCCCTCGATTTAATCTGAGGGCTCTTCTTATCCGAGATAAAATTTATTTCTTTTTCTTTTTTGATGTAGGTGCAGGTTTTTCGTCGTTACCTTGTGCTTTTTCCAACTTTTCTTCAGCGGCATCATAAGCAGCCTGGGCTCTTTTCAATGATTCGGAAGCATTCTTCTTACTCATTTTACCTTTGTTTTCGTTGTTTTCCCCGGTCATTATTTTCTTATTGGCATCTCTTTCCTGTTTGTCAAGGTCTTTCATGTCCGTTCTATACTGTAAATTAACCTTTGCAAGTTC comes from Bacteroidota bacterium and encodes:
- a CDS encoding gliding motility-associated C-terminal domain-containing protein, which produces ESINQVGDSLYTVKITDAHNCFFVDSISVNSIKGNCLSIPNTFTPNGDGYNDTWEIDHMDLYPKAIVEIYNRWGILLFRSRPGYPDKWDGTWKGKVLPMDSYFYVIDVHNGSKPSTGSVTIIK